One window of Dermacentor albipictus isolate Rhodes 1998 colony chromosome 9, USDA_Dalb.pri_finalv2, whole genome shotgun sequence genomic DNA carries:
- the LOC135906529 gene encoding cysteine desulfurase-like, which yields MSALLRNLRLVWWPPARITAQRTLCSIPSKLLGEYDMTMTVEAHDLRALYLDAQATTPLDPRVLDAMLPYLVNNYGNPHSRTHAYGWESEAAVEKARSQVAALIGAQPKEIIFTSGATESNNISIKGVSRFYAEKKKHIVTTQTEHKCVLDSCRAMEAEGFDVTYLPVNRNGLIDVRQLEDAIRPDTALVSVMMVNNEIGVTQPIADIGAVCRKHKVFFHTDAAQAVGKIRVDVNDMMVDLMSISGHKIYGPKGVGALYLRRRPRVRVEALQSGGGQERGIRSGTVPTPLAVGLGAACEVAIREMEYDHRHVSRLSDLLIALVTSELTHVVRNGDPQRSYPGCVNLSFACVEGESLLMAMKDVALSSGSACTSASLEPSYVLRAIGADEDLAHSSIRFGLGRFTSEEEVVYTARKCVQEVKKLREMSPLWEMVQEGVDLKSIQWTQH from the coding sequence ATGTCGGCGCTGTTAAGAAACTTGCGGCTTGTCTGGTGGCCGCCGGCGAGAATCACTGCGCAGAGGACTTTGTGCTCCATACCTTCGAAGCTCCTTGGCGAATACGACATGACCATGACCGTTGAAGCGCACGACTTGAGAGCCCTGTACCTGGATGCCCAGGCGACGACACCGCTCGACCCGCGCGTTTTGGACGCTATGTTGCCGTACTTGGTCAATAACTACGGCAACCCACACTCGCGAACACACGCGTACGGTTGGGAGAGTGAGGCGGCCGTCGAAAAGGCGAGGAGCCAAGTCGCCGCTCTCATCGGCGCGCAGCCCAAAGAGATCATATTTACCAGCGGGGCCACTGAATCCAACAACATCAGTATAAAAGGCGTAAGTCGGTTCTACGCCGAGAAAAAGAAGCACATCGTCACGACGCAGACGGAGCACAAATGCGTCCTCGACTCTTGCCGCGCCATGGAGGCCGAGGGTTTCGACGTCACCTACCTGCCGGTGAACCGCAACGGCCTCATAGACGTTCGGCAGCTCGAAGACGCCATCCGACCGGACACGGCACTCGTTTCAGTGATGATGGTGAACAACGAGATTGGTGTGACGCAGCCGATCGCCGACATCGGCGCCGTCTGCCGCAAGCACAAGGTCTTCTTCCACACGGACGCCGCGCAGGCCGTGGGCAAGATTCGCGTCGACGTTAACGACATGATGGTTGACCTCATGTCCATCAGCGGCCACAAGATATACGGCCCGAAAGGCGTCGGCGCCCTCTACCTGCGCCGCAGGCCTCGCGTGCGCGTAGAGGCACTGCAGAGCGGCGGCGGCCAGGAACGTGGCATCCGCAGCGGCACCGTGCCGACACCGCTTGCCGTCGGGCTGGGAGCCGCGTGCGAGGTCGCCATCCGCGAGATGGAGTACGACCACCGGCACGTGAGCCGGCTCTCAGACCTGCTGATCGCACTCGTCACGAGCGAACTGACGCACGTGGTGCGCAACGGGGACCCGCAGCGCTCGTACCCGGGCTGCGTGAACCTATCGTTCGCCTGCGTCGAAGGCGAGAGCCTGCTCATGGCCATGAAGGACGTGGCGCTGTCGTCCGGCTCGGCCTGCACTTCGGCGTCGTTGGAACCGTCGTACGTGCTGCGAGCCATCGGCGCGGACGAGGACCTGGCCCACTCGTCGATACGCTTCGGCCTGGGCCGCTTCACGTCCGAGGAAGAGGTGGTCTACACTGCGCGCAAGTGCGTGCAGGAGGTCAAGAAGCTACGCGAGATGAGCCCGCTCTGGGAGATGGTCCAGGAAGGCGTCGACCTCAAGTCGATCCAATGGACACAGCATTGA
- the LOC135906531 gene encoding inactive hydroxysteroid dehydrogenase-like protein 1 codes for MTSTSTPYDRLKMAAVDQGFFLIQEVIGRFKRIESILAIVGLFYVGKTATAVSSRLLEGIRVFVLSQFRWHDFTRYGQWAVVTGGTDGIGKQYARQLAKRGLNIILISRNMEKLRATAQELEFDFRVRTQIIEADLSEGRHIYPEIAKQLEGKEIGILINNAGVMYDSPSLFLNVPEKKLVESVNINMMAVMMMTYIVMPQMVERKKGLIVNISSISSFYPLPLMAVYSASKVFVDWFSMALDYEYRDKGIIVQSLIPSYISTKLVRFSNFLSTPSIIVPDAETFVKSSLQTIGVSKRTTGFWTHGLQYWTYEHMPQWAWNLTSWYMFKTIDNTPKPKFA; via the exons ATGACATCGACATCAACGCCGTACGACAGGCTGAAGATGGCAGCCGTCGACCAAGGCTTCTTCCTGATACAAGAAGTTATCGGGCGCTTCAAGCGAATCGAGAGCATCCTAGCCATCGTCGGCCTCTTCTACGTTGGAAAGACTGCCACCGCCGTGAGCTCACGTCTGCTCGAGGGCATACGAGTGTTCGTGCTGTCGCAGTTCCGCTGGCACGACTTCACACGTTACGGCCAGTGGGCAG TTGTCACTGGTGGCACAGATGGCATTGGAAAGCAGTATGCACGACAGCTGGCGAAAAGGGGCCTGAACATTATTTTGATCAGCAGAAACATGGAGAAACTTCGAGCCACAGCTCAGGAACTTG AATTTGATTTCCGTGTGCGAACCCAAATCATTGAAGCCGACCTCAGTGAAGGGCGGCACATCTACCCAGAAATAGCGAAGCAGTTAGAAGGCAAGGAAATCGGCATACTAA TAAACAATGCTGGAGTGATGTATGACTCTCCCAGCCTGTTCCTCAATGTCCCAGAGAAG AAACTTGTAGAAAGTGTGAACATCAACATGATGGCCGTCATGATGATGACATATATTGTCATGCCACAGATGGTTGAAAG GAAAAAGGGCCTTATTGTGAACATCTCGTCAATTTCGTCATTCTACCCACTTCCTTTGATGGCTGTTTACTCTGCTTCAAAG GTTTTTGTCGACTGGTTCTCAATGGCACTTGACTACGAGTACCGGGACAAAGGCATCATCGTGCAGAGCCTGATCCCTTCGTACATCTCAACAAAGCTGGTGCGCTTCAGCAACTTTCTGAGCACGCCAAGCATCATTGTTCCAGATGCAGAGACGTTTGTCAAGAGCTCCCTGCAGACCATTGGTGTCAGCAAAAGGACCACAGGCTTCTGGACACATGGTTTACAG TACTGGACATACGAGCACATGCCGCAGTGGGCGTGGAACTTGACTTCGTGGTATATGTTCAAGACCATCGACAACACGCCAAAGCCAAAGTTTGCATGA
- the Cln3 gene encoding battenin isoform X3, translating to MLSAAFDILNKEVGPHNVTVDPHPPNTTRCNPTSTGAILLADILPALFIKLTAPFISINTSIQVATVVLLSCSSFLITSFTIAKWMSFLGVVCAALGSGLGEITFLAYSSHFDTNVISTWSSGTGGAGVLGAFSYAAMASVLKPETTLLVMLCVPVLLAISFWGILVHPKIRTRQPVDVAVHDEEPLLLSCSRCSEDGNTTLTFIQKLKLIKPLLRFMIPLGFVYFAEYFINQGLLELIVFRNTKLTHKEQYRWLQVIYQVGVLISRSSVNIIQIRKLWLLPILQFANVAFIFSEAYLLFLPSFWIVVVVVLYEGLLGGAAYVNTFYRISKDVAPQNREFSLCIASLADSTGIALAGAIALPVHDAMCLLNY from the exons ATGCTCAGCGCAGCATTCGACATCCTCAATAAAGAAGTCGGCCCTCATAAT GTCACGGTAGATCCGCATCCACCCAACACTACAAGATGCAATCCAACATCCACAGGA GCAATCCTACTTGCGGATATCCTGCCTGCTCTATTTATCAAGCTCACTGCTCCTTTTATCAGCATAAATACAAG CATTCAAGTTGCCACAGTTGTCCTGCTGTCCTGTTCAAGTTTTTTAATAACTTCTTTTACTATAGCCAAATGGATGTCCTTCCTTG GTGTTGTCTGCGCAGCCCTGGGAAGTGGCCTGGGCGAAATTACTTTCCTCGCCTACTCTTCTCACTTTGATAC GAATGTGATATCGACGTGGTCGTCAGGCACAG GCGGTGCTGGTGTACTTGGTGCCTTTTCCTACGCGGCCATGGCGTCGGTCCTGAAACCCGAGACAACCCTCCTTGTTATGCTGTGTGTGCCAGTGCTGCTTGCAATAAG TTTCTGGGGAATTCTGGTCCACCCAAAGATTCGCACACGGCAGCCTGTCGATGTGGCTGTGCACGATGAGGAGCCGCTCCTCCTGAGCTGCAGTCGCTGCTCTGAAGATGGGAACACTACGCTCACTTTTATTCAAAAGCTCAAGCTCATCAAG CCACTGCTCAGATTCATGATTCCACTTGGGTTTGTCTACTTTGCGGAATACTTCATAAACCAAGGGCTG CTCGAGCTAATAGTGTTTAGAAACACAAAGCTTACTCACAAGGAGCAATATAGATG GCTACAAGTTATTTACCAAGTTGGTGTGCTCATTTCGCGGTCTTCCGTAAATATTATACAAATACGAAAGCTGTGGCTGCTCCCAATATTGCAG TTCGCCAATGTGGCCTTCATCTTTTCGGAGGCCTATCTCCTCTTCCTGCCAAGCTTCTGGATAgtagtcgtcgtcgtcttatACGAAGGTCTTCTCGGTGGTGCTGCATACGTCAACACTTTCTACCGCATATCGAAGGAC GTGGCGCCTCAAAATAGAGAATTTTCTCTGTGCATTGCATCACTGGCAGACAGCACAGGCATAGCCTTGGCAGGTGCGATCGCACTTCCAGTCCACGATGCAATGTGCCTTTTGAACTACTGA
- the Cln3 gene encoding battenin isoform X2: protein MPSNPSSELEHGDEVLPLPRDHGNKLRRTRNLVGFWLLGLCNNYAYVVMLSAAFDILNKEVGPHNVTVDPHPPNTTRCNPTSTGAILLADILPALFIKLTAPFISINTSIQVATVVLLSCSSFLITSFTIAKWMSFLGVVCAALGSGLGEITFLAYSSHFDTNVISTWSSGTGGAGVLGAFSYAAMASVLKPETTLLVMLCVPVLLAISFWGILVHPKIRTRQPVDVAVHDEEPLLLSCSRCSEDGNTTLTFIQKLKLIKPLLRFMIPLGFVYFAEYFINQGLLELIVFRNTKLTHKEQYRWLQVIYQVGVLISRSSVNIIQIRKLWLLPILQFANVAFIFSEAYLLFLPSFWIVVVVVLYEGLLGGAAYVNTFYRISKDVAPQNREFSLCIASLADSTGIALAGAIALPVHDAMCLLNY, encoded by the exons ATCATGGAAACAAGCTGAGACGCACACGCAACCTTGTTGGCTTTTG GTTGTTGGGACTCTGTAACAATTATGCTTATGTTGTCATGCTCAGCGCAGCATTCGACATCCTCAATAAAGAAGTCGGCCCTCATAAT GTCACGGTAGATCCGCATCCACCCAACACTACAAGATGCAATCCAACATCCACAGGA GCAATCCTACTTGCGGATATCCTGCCTGCTCTATTTATCAAGCTCACTGCTCCTTTTATCAGCATAAATACAAG CATTCAAGTTGCCACAGTTGTCCTGCTGTCCTGTTCAAGTTTTTTAATAACTTCTTTTACTATAGCCAAATGGATGTCCTTCCTTG GTGTTGTCTGCGCAGCCCTGGGAAGTGGCCTGGGCGAAATTACTTTCCTCGCCTACTCTTCTCACTTTGATAC GAATGTGATATCGACGTGGTCGTCAGGCACAG GCGGTGCTGGTGTACTTGGTGCCTTTTCCTACGCGGCCATGGCGTCGGTCCTGAAACCCGAGACAACCCTCCTTGTTATGCTGTGTGTGCCAGTGCTGCTTGCAATAAG TTTCTGGGGAATTCTGGTCCACCCAAAGATTCGCACACGGCAGCCTGTCGATGTGGCTGTGCACGATGAGGAGCCGCTCCTCCTGAGCTGCAGTCGCTGCTCTGAAGATGGGAACACTACGCTCACTTTTATTCAAAAGCTCAAGCTCATCAAG CCACTGCTCAGATTCATGATTCCACTTGGGTTTGTCTACTTTGCGGAATACTTCATAAACCAAGGGCTG CTCGAGCTAATAGTGTTTAGAAACACAAAGCTTACTCACAAGGAGCAATATAGATG GCTACAAGTTATTTACCAAGTTGGTGTGCTCATTTCGCGGTCTTCCGTAAATATTATACAAATACGAAAGCTGTGGCTGCTCCCAATATTGCAG TTCGCCAATGTGGCCTTCATCTTTTCGGAGGCCTATCTCCTCTTCCTGCCAAGCTTCTGGATAgtagtcgtcgtcgtcttatACGAAGGTCTTCTCGGTGGTGCTGCATACGTCAACACTTTCTACCGCATATCGAAGGAC GTGGCGCCTCAAAATAGAGAATTTTCTCTGTGCATTGCATCACTGGCAGACAGCACAGGCATAGCCTTGGCAGGTGCGATCGCACTTCCAGTCCACGATGCAATGTGCCTTTTGAACTACTGA
- the Cln3 gene encoding battenin isoform X1, with amino-acid sequence MDFSPSSPRPYDQWPFQTDHASFACKNPNFRFQLHDSRTRPLLFLGQPVVSIDVIGFGKHARISLLHHGNKLRRTRNLVGFWLLGLCNNYAYVVMLSAAFDILNKEVGPHNVTVDPHPPNTTRCNPTSTGAILLADILPALFIKLTAPFISINTSIQVATVVLLSCSSFLITSFTIAKWMSFLGVVCAALGSGLGEITFLAYSSHFDTNVISTWSSGTGGAGVLGAFSYAAMASVLKPETTLLVMLCVPVLLAISFWGILVHPKIRTRQPVDVAVHDEEPLLLSCSRCSEDGNTTLTFIQKLKLIKPLLRFMIPLGFVYFAEYFINQGLLELIVFRNTKLTHKEQYRWLQVIYQVGVLISRSSVNIIQIRKLWLLPILQFANVAFIFSEAYLLFLPSFWIVVVVVLYEGLLGGAAYVNTFYRISKDVAPQNREFSLCIASLADSTGIALAGAIALPVHDAMCLLNY; translated from the exons ATGGATTTTTCACCTTCTTCACCACGGCCGTACGACCAGTGGCCTTTTCAAACAGATCACGCATCTTTTGCTTGCAAGAATCCCAACTTCCGTTTTCAGCTTCATGATTCCCGAACCAGACCTTTGCTGTTCCTT GGCCAACCAGTTGTCAGTATCGACGTCATCGGCTTTGGAAAACATGCCCGGATCTCTTTGCTGC ATCATGGAAACAAGCTGAGACGCACACGCAACCTTGTTGGCTTTTG GTTGTTGGGACTCTGTAACAATTATGCTTATGTTGTCATGCTCAGCGCAGCATTCGACATCCTCAATAAAGAAGTCGGCCCTCATAAT GTCACGGTAGATCCGCATCCACCCAACACTACAAGATGCAATCCAACATCCACAGGA GCAATCCTACTTGCGGATATCCTGCCTGCTCTATTTATCAAGCTCACTGCTCCTTTTATCAGCATAAATACAAG CATTCAAGTTGCCACAGTTGTCCTGCTGTCCTGTTCAAGTTTTTTAATAACTTCTTTTACTATAGCCAAATGGATGTCCTTCCTTG GTGTTGTCTGCGCAGCCCTGGGAAGTGGCCTGGGCGAAATTACTTTCCTCGCCTACTCTTCTCACTTTGATAC GAATGTGATATCGACGTGGTCGTCAGGCACAG GCGGTGCTGGTGTACTTGGTGCCTTTTCCTACGCGGCCATGGCGTCGGTCCTGAAACCCGAGACAACCCTCCTTGTTATGCTGTGTGTGCCAGTGCTGCTTGCAATAAG TTTCTGGGGAATTCTGGTCCACCCAAAGATTCGCACACGGCAGCCTGTCGATGTGGCTGTGCACGATGAGGAGCCGCTCCTCCTGAGCTGCAGTCGCTGCTCTGAAGATGGGAACACTACGCTCACTTTTATTCAAAAGCTCAAGCTCATCAAG CCACTGCTCAGATTCATGATTCCACTTGGGTTTGTCTACTTTGCGGAATACTTCATAAACCAAGGGCTG CTCGAGCTAATAGTGTTTAGAAACACAAAGCTTACTCACAAGGAGCAATATAGATG GCTACAAGTTATTTACCAAGTTGGTGTGCTCATTTCGCGGTCTTCCGTAAATATTATACAAATACGAAAGCTGTGGCTGCTCCCAATATTGCAG TTCGCCAATGTGGCCTTCATCTTTTCGGAGGCCTATCTCCTCTTCCTGCCAAGCTTCTGGATAgtagtcgtcgtcgtcttatACGAAGGTCTTCTCGGTGGTGCTGCATACGTCAACACTTTCTACCGCATATCGAAGGAC GTGGCGCCTCAAAATAGAGAATTTTCTCTGTGCATTGCATCACTGGCAGACAGCACAGGCATAGCCTTGGCAGGTGCGATCGCACTTCCAGTCCACGATGCAATGTGCCTTTTGAACTACTGA